A window of Sphingobium herbicidovorans contains these coding sequences:
- a CDS encoding Y-family DNA polymerase, whose translation MRRVVSLFLPHWSTDRLRRKTGKPRPDGGTPARPLVTAIPDHGRRIVAAVDGDARSLGIRPGMTITKARAFAPELDVVDAEPEADFEGLRRLALWAGARYSPVVAPDPPDGLWLDITGCAARFSTERALLKDLHRRTAAFGLALQIAVADTAGCAHAVARYVPAGRPVTIEPGAHRKAMALLPIRALRLPPADVEALRKLGFERIEQLIGAPRGPLAKRFGRELHRRLDQAFGTLPEPIEPIFPDQLPRARRGFMEPIATAEAFAQVIGDLARDIADQLGRLGKGARRLDCYFHRVDGHVQAIRVGTAAPSRDPKHLAKLLSAKIETIEPGLGIEAMTLVAPLIEVQALRQGESLESLTRRGPDLPALVDALANRFGQRSLHRTMPQAGAMPERSVAITPALRQADGAAWSDELPRPSRMLARPEPVDVIALLPDDAPRLFVWRRKRYRVTQGDGPERLQGEWWRDGGIEGETPLSVRDYYQVETEAGGRYWLFRLGDGVHAATGSMRWFIHGAFA comes from the coding sequence ATGCGACGGGTCGTATCGCTCTTCCTGCCGCACTGGTCGACCGACCGGCTGCGCAGGAAGACCGGCAAGCCGCGGCCTGACGGCGGCACCCCTGCCCGGCCGCTCGTTACCGCGATCCCCGACCATGGCCGGCGGATCGTCGCCGCGGTCGACGGGGACGCCCGCTCGCTCGGCATCCGCCCCGGCATGACGATCACCAAGGCGCGCGCCTTCGCGCCCGAACTCGATGTCGTCGACGCCGAGCCCGAGGCCGATTTCGAGGGATTGCGCCGTCTCGCGCTTTGGGCAGGTGCGCGCTATTCGCCGGTCGTCGCGCCCGATCCGCCCGACGGCCTCTGGCTCGACATCACCGGCTGCGCCGCGCGCTTCTCGACCGAGCGCGCGCTGCTCAAGGATCTCCACCGCCGCACCGCCGCCTTCGGCCTCGCGCTCCAGATCGCGGTTGCCGACACTGCGGGCTGCGCGCACGCGGTCGCGCGTTATGTCCCCGCGGGGCGCCCGGTCACGATCGAGCCCGGCGCGCACCGCAAGGCGATGGCGCTGCTGCCGATCCGGGCGCTTCGCCTGCCGCCCGCCGACGTCGAGGCGCTGCGCAAGCTCGGCTTCGAGCGGATCGAGCAGTTGATCGGCGCCCCGCGCGGCCCACTCGCCAAAAGGTTCGGGCGCGAGCTGCACCGCCGCCTCGACCAGGCGTTCGGCACGCTGCCCGAGCCGATCGAACCGATCTTCCCCGATCAGCTCCCGCGCGCGCGGCGCGGTTTCATGGAGCCGATCGCGACCGCCGAAGCCTTTGCGCAGGTCATCGGCGACCTCGCGCGCGATATCGCGGACCAGCTCGGTCGCCTCGGCAAGGGCGCGCGCCGGCTCGACTGCTATTTCCACCGCGTCGATGGCCATGTGCAGGCGATCCGCGTCGGCACCGCGGCACCGTCGCGCGATCCCAAGCATCTCGCGAAACTTCTCTCCGCGAAGATCGAAACCATCGAGCCCGGGCTCGGCATCGAGGCGATGACGCTCGTCGCGCCGCTTATCGAGGTGCAGGCACTGCGCCAGGGCGAGAGTCTCGAAAGCCTGACGCGGCGCGGTCCCGACCTTCCCGCGCTCGTCGACGCGCTCGCCAACCGCTTCGGGCAACGCAGCCTGCACCGGACGATGCCCCAGGCAGGCGCGATGCCCGAGCGATCGGTCGCAATCACGCCGGCGCTGCGCCAAGCCGATGGCGCGGCATGGTCCGACGAGCTCCCGCGCCCGTCACGGATGCTGGCGCGGCCCGAACCCGTCGACGTGATTGCCCTGCTCCCCGACGACGCGCCGCGCCTCTTCGTCTGGCGCCGCAAGCGCTACCGCGTGACGCAGGGCGATGGGCCCGAGCGCCTGCAGGGCGAATGGTGGCGCGACGGCGGGATAGAAGGCGAGACGCCGCTGAGCGTGCGCGACTATTACCAGGTCGAGACCGAGGCCGGCGGGCGCTATTGGCTGTTCCGCCTTGGCGACGGCGTCCATGCTGCGACCGGCTCGATGCGCTGGTTTATTCATGGAGCATTCGCTTGA
- a CDS encoding ImuA family protein: MRHPAVLADLRAKIARIEGVCARHEVLPFGVEAVDSRLPGGGIATGALHEIAGSPELADDASATIFLAGILARTEGTVFWCLRWHDLFAPALHLAGLHPDRVIHVEAGSDTNVLLAMEECLRHPGLAGVVGEVSKYSTTASKRLQLAAETSGVPAFVFRRTCKADQAAEGTAAVTRWRITASPSEDLGIPSLGRPRWRVALERVRGGNPHFWILEGCDATGRIALPAALVDRPAAQEDRQAAA, encoded by the coding sequence ATGCGCCACCCTGCCGTCCTCGCCGATCTTCGCGCCAAAATTGCGCGGATCGAAGGCGTGTGCGCGCGGCACGAGGTGCTTCCGTTCGGCGTCGAGGCGGTCGATTCGCGACTCCCGGGCGGCGGAATCGCGACCGGCGCGCTCCACGAGATAGCCGGAAGCCCCGAGCTCGCCGACGATGCGAGCGCGACGATCTTCCTCGCCGGCATCCTCGCGCGGACCGAAGGGACTGTTTTCTGGTGCCTGCGCTGGCACGACCTGTTCGCCCCTGCCCTGCATCTCGCGGGATTGCACCCCGACCGCGTGATCCATGTCGAGGCGGGCAGCGACACCAATGTCCTGCTCGCGATGGAAGAATGCTTGCGCCATCCTGGCCTCGCCGGCGTCGTCGGCGAGGTGAGCAAATATTCGACGACGGCGTCGAAGCGCCTCCAGCTCGCCGCCGAAACCTCGGGCGTTCCGGCGTTCGTCTTTCGCCGCACCTGCAAGGCCGACCAAGCCGCCGAGGGCACGGCCGCGGTGACGCGCTGGCGGATCACCGCGAGCCCAAGCGAGGACCTTGGCATTCCGAGCCTTGGCCGCCCACGCTGGCGCGTCGCGCTCGAACGCGTACGCGGCGGCAATCCGCATTTCTGGATATTGGAGGGCTGCGATGCGACGGGTCGTATCGCTCTTCCTGCCGCACTGGTCGACCGACCGGCTGCGCAGGAAGACCGGCAAGCCGCGGCCTGA
- a CDS encoding HEPN domain-containing protein, translating to MDIDHLPARQQGELQRIKTVLMEEFARSIERATMPAKRNGKILKIILFGSYARSDWVDEPENGYQSDFDLLVIVSHEDLTDISDHWYIAEDKILRDPDVDRTLNIIVHTLADVNKALTRGEYFWVDILRDGILLYDLPNHPLAVPKPLTPTDAYRMAVEYFETSLPAIDVQLQTVDFQAQRGDNELIWRKAAAFSLHQAVERAYACFLLTSTFYFPRSHNIKFLRSLAEDREPQLVEAWPRESKLDRRRFELLKRAYVEARYSPNYEITVEDLEALAAAARNLREIVERLCQEQLDRLRSAAGL from the coding sequence ATGGACATCGATCATCTTCCCGCGCGGCAGCAGGGCGAACTCCAGCGCATCAAGACCGTGCTGATGGAGGAATTCGCGCGATCGATCGAACGTGCGACGATGCCCGCCAAGCGCAACGGCAAGATTCTGAAGATCATCCTGTTCGGCAGCTATGCGCGCAGCGACTGGGTCGACGAGCCCGAGAACGGCTATCAGTCGGACTTCGATCTGCTGGTCATCGTCAGCCACGAGGACCTGACGGATATCTCCGACCACTGGTATATCGCCGAGGACAAGATCCTTCGTGATCCCGACGTCGACCGGACGCTAAACATCATCGTCCATACGCTAGCCGACGTGAACAAGGCGCTGACCCGCGGCGAATATTTCTGGGTCGACATCCTGCGCGACGGAATTCTGCTCTACGATTTGCCCAACCATCCGCTGGCGGTGCCGAAGCCACTGACGCCGACCGATGCGTATCGGATGGCGGTCGAGTATTTTGAAACATCGCTGCCGGCGATAGACGTTCAATTGCAGACGGTGGATTTTCAGGCTCAGCGCGGTGACAATGAGCTGATCTGGCGGAAGGCGGCCGCATTTTCGCTACATCAAGCGGTTGAACGTGCCTACGCGTGCTTCTTGCTCACCAGCACCTTCTATTTCCCGCGCTCGCACAACATCAAATTCTTGCGTTCGCTCGCCGAAGACCGGGAGCCGCAGCTTGTGGAGGCTTGGCCCCGCGAGAGCAAATTGGATCGGCGCCGTTTCGAGCTGTTGAAGCGCGCCTATGTCGAGGCACGATATTCGCCGAACTACGAAATCACCGTGGAGGACCTCGAAGCGCTCGCGGCTGCGGCCCGCAACCTGCGCGAGATCGTCGAGCGACTTTGCCAGGAACAACTGGACCGGCTGCGTTCGGCCGCCGGACTGTAG
- a CDS encoding EexN family lipoprotein yields MRTQVIGIVLLGTALASCGKEEPRSKQYFDAHVDEAREVFAGCQDGSVRGNECNNAEMAVIRADAKARSKRFVGDGKAYTPR; encoded by the coding sequence ATGAGGACGCAAGTTATTGGAATTGTTCTTCTCGGAACCGCGCTGGCGAGCTGCGGGAAGGAAGAGCCGCGCAGCAAGCAGTATTTCGACGCACATGTCGACGAGGCGCGCGAGGTGTTCGCGGGGTGCCAAGATGGCTCTGTTCGCGGCAACGAATGCAACAACGCCGAGATGGCCGTTATCCGGGCCGACGCGAAGGCGCGGAGCAAGCGGTTTGTCGGTGACGGGAAAGCCTATACGCCCCGTTGA
- a CDS encoding CHAT domain-containing protein, which produces MIIEEPSGNDGNDDDPATSGASERALISIQRGDWAAAADHIVQYYSDQPNVLGGSDILCLDVATVHRRISIIAAALSAIHINGNEPAFRRYIIVLPPNSDADAWFTTFWDNFREVYERFSGCELSGQHEAARRATFVIEVMPNLLTGGIVERIADANDFTAIVVVNAAAYRADDIQPNVPRGLSAPILDEDFWVPQVHGLAAAATANGKGRLTYTAMDTGLSYPSRKPLQDLLLSIEGCGVVSSWSEDGPDDLIAKRIDQWAQWIDEGRLGAALRDLEGLPASADHHKEFLRIQLMSRAGFSAHVLQAIRGEADRGASLLPSARVRLARIAGEANALRLAGELLAPAIAELDTLEYLETALGIAMDGDLTVIAAAAAARLDALFPGNESVARRDLRRFAAERQYALAADVAADRLQNGESAAFYRILDQNLGGATVPDYSSFIAQAGTDQDLATAYRMAAVDDAIARALPIHAFELVQPLPIGAHAARGERYLIHVLGQIFLLAGSKGAWPIGRERVEDAIVALLKRLADDPSRADLRVSLSELLEAPASGTDGLAILAIINAKLANQTIKALPDAFISTAGMEWLMEKKPFMESVFQWIKSEEPAIIGRLTLPPELLSEDADAVVSSVSEYLSHAPAGSAEEEHSHVTWLLVASAFARHSADPDIDLALLRVVAGRLVSTGSAQPARDLVEQALLNGASTPRRRRLAWFALADVYARSSNFVDAMVALACAMLADDEAELEQLYQEAVTLARLTRDANLYREAKRMAARSRFWLEAMGKADTHGHFADTLDIQIRHRELLQKRDFEGLAALLPDAIANGNDVLASNAMTAPIAAVVGQLLREMRDSNHGVEDAETLFGELLARTDSRTRAMLEAAAAASPSAETVFEVLKGRGASRYSADAGFDLRDVTIIASRALGASEIIRQPQQASFLLDLLADYGVALPGWDEAAVPPPLAKAIEESGEYARAISLTGISVVQAGFDDRGRLVRVSTIGGDVGPPVVEADDHFTEARLRQWAERFPFGYGLDDRPPNIFYTTTDNLRFSDLPPGPIVLIPEASLQSFPPNLLFVDSEFAGRTRPMASAPSLAWLAGARRTGLIGDGRYCAWISTAGGGESQTLAMVAERLESCFNEHQFIADNGPTLPASFAGSTLAVVTAHGGVNSEGRYFQMVSDEGVLKVSAGELANALRNVGIVILFVCSGGRADKHPAANTSVGLAKQILDRGCAAVIASPWPLDSRVPSHWLPAFLQHWKNGARIIEACFEANKLVDDRFAQDPSYGLAMTLFGNPDLRHPTTDLGGQAC; this is translated from the coding sequence ATGATAATCGAAGAGCCTTCCGGCAACGACGGAAATGACGACGATCCCGCCACTTCTGGTGCATCGGAACGCGCGTTGATTTCGATTCAGCGTGGCGACTGGGCTGCTGCTGCGGACCATATTGTCCAATACTACTCCGATCAACCGAACGTTCTCGGCGGGTCCGACATATTGTGCCTTGACGTCGCAACGGTGCATCGTCGCATCAGCATCATCGCGGCGGCTCTCAGCGCGATTCATATCAATGGCAACGAACCGGCATTCCGTCGATATATTATTGTTTTGCCGCCGAATTCTGACGCCGACGCGTGGTTCACAACTTTTTGGGATAACTTTCGCGAGGTCTACGAACGTTTTTCGGGATGCGAACTTTCCGGACAACACGAGGCTGCGCGCCGCGCGACATTCGTCATCGAGGTGATGCCGAACCTCCTCACTGGCGGGATCGTCGAACGCATTGCCGATGCAAACGACTTCACGGCGATCGTCGTTGTCAACGCGGCTGCCTATCGCGCGGACGACATTCAACCCAACGTTCCGCGTGGGCTTTCCGCGCCGATCCTTGATGAAGATTTCTGGGTGCCACAAGTTCATGGGCTTGCGGCTGCTGCGACGGCAAATGGCAAGGGTCGTCTCACCTACACGGCCATGGATACTGGGCTTTCCTACCCAAGCAGAAAGCCGCTCCAGGACCTGCTCCTTTCGATCGAGGGTTGTGGCGTTGTGTCGAGTTGGAGCGAAGACGGGCCTGACGACCTGATTGCCAAGCGCATCGACCAGTGGGCGCAATGGATTGACGAGGGTCGACTAGGTGCAGCTCTTCGCGATCTCGAAGGACTTCCTGCCAGCGCCGACCACCACAAAGAATTTCTCCGGATTCAGCTGATGAGCCGCGCCGGTTTTTCGGCGCACGTCTTACAGGCGATCCGCGGCGAAGCAGATCGCGGAGCCTCGCTTCTCCCAAGTGCGCGCGTTCGCCTCGCCCGAATTGCAGGCGAGGCAAACGCGTTAAGGCTTGCTGGCGAGCTTCTGGCTCCGGCGATCGCCGAACTTGATACGCTTGAATATCTCGAAACGGCACTTGGGATCGCAATGGACGGTGATCTTACCGTAATCGCCGCCGCCGCCGCAGCGCGGCTGGACGCGCTGTTCCCTGGCAACGAGAGCGTTGCACGTCGTGATCTTCGTCGGTTCGCCGCTGAGCGACAATATGCGTTGGCGGCGGATGTGGCGGCGGACCGGCTGCAAAACGGAGAATCCGCCGCCTTCTACCGAATACTCGACCAGAATCTCGGTGGCGCGACCGTCCCCGACTATAGTTCCTTCATCGCGCAGGCGGGCACCGATCAGGATCTTGCCACTGCCTATCGCATGGCGGCAGTCGACGATGCTATAGCTAGGGCGCTCCCGATTCATGCGTTTGAGCTAGTGCAGCCCTTGCCAATCGGAGCACACGCTGCACGCGGCGAGCGATACCTCATACATGTTCTAGGACAGATATTTCTGCTCGCGGGGTCCAAGGGCGCCTGGCCGATCGGACGCGAGCGGGTCGAGGACGCGATCGTCGCTCTGCTCAAGCGACTTGCCGACGACCCTTCGCGGGCAGACCTTCGCGTATCGCTATCTGAACTCCTCGAAGCTCCAGCGTCGGGTACCGATGGTCTTGCCATTCTCGCAATCATCAATGCAAAACTTGCGAATCAAACCATCAAAGCGCTTCCGGACGCATTCATCAGCACGGCTGGAATGGAATGGCTGATGGAGAAGAAGCCGTTCATGGAATCGGTCTTCCAATGGATCAAGAGCGAGGAACCGGCAATAATTGGGCGGCTGACGCTCCCCCCCGAACTCTTGAGCGAAGATGCGGATGCCGTTGTTTCTAGTGTTTCCGAATATCTCTCTCATGCGCCCGCCGGTTCGGCCGAGGAGGAACACAGTCATGTAACTTGGCTGCTCGTGGCATCGGCCTTTGCACGCCACTCAGCGGATCCCGATATCGATCTCGCGTTGCTGCGTGTTGTCGCGGGTCGTCTAGTGTCCACAGGATCAGCGCAGCCAGCTCGCGACCTTGTCGAGCAGGCGCTTCTCAATGGGGCGAGTACGCCGCGCCGGCGACGCCTCGCCTGGTTCGCCCTAGCGGATGTTTATGCGCGCTCATCCAACTTTGTGGATGCGATGGTCGCACTCGCGTGCGCGATGCTTGCCGATGACGAAGCGGAACTCGAGCAGCTCTATCAGGAGGCCGTAACGCTCGCACGACTGACGCGTGACGCTAATTTATACCGTGAGGCCAAGCGGATGGCCGCGCGGTCTCGCTTTTGGCTCGAAGCAATGGGCAAGGCCGACACACACGGACATTTCGCGGACACACTGGATATCCAGATCCGCCATAGGGAACTCCTTCAGAAGCGGGACTTCGAGGGGCTGGCCGCGTTGCTTCCCGACGCGATTGCCAACGGCAACGATGTCCTGGCGAGCAACGCCATGACCGCGCCGATTGCCGCAGTCGTCGGCCAGTTGCTGCGCGAGATGCGCGATAGCAATCATGGTGTCGAAGACGCGGAGACGCTTTTCGGCGAACTTCTGGCGCGAACGGATTCCCGAACCCGTGCGATGCTTGAGGCCGCCGCCGCCGCCAGCCCCAGCGCCGAGACTGTGTTCGAGGTTTTGAAGGGCCGCGGAGCTTCTCGCTACTCCGCCGATGCCGGGTTTGACCTGAGAGACGTCACAATTATCGCCAGCCGTGCACTTGGAGCTTCCGAGATCATACGCCAGCCGCAACAAGCGTCATTCCTCCTCGATCTCCTTGCTGACTATGGCGTTGCACTTCCCGGTTGGGACGAAGCCGCAGTTCCTCCGCCGCTTGCGAAGGCGATCGAGGAGAGCGGCGAATACGCGCGCGCGATTTCCCTCACCGGTATTTCCGTTGTCCAGGCGGGTTTCGATGATCGCGGCCGCCTCGTCAGGGTGAGTACCATCGGCGGCGATGTCGGCCCGCCGGTTGTTGAAGCCGACGACCATTTCACTGAGGCGAGGCTTCGGCAATGGGCTGAGAGATTCCCGTTCGGCTATGGACTCGATGATCGACCGCCTAACATTTTTTATACAACGACTGATAATCTTCGCTTTTCAGACCTGCCCCCAGGTCCAATTGTGCTGATCCCCGAGGCAAGCCTTCAGTCGTTCCCGCCAAATTTGCTTTTTGTTGACAGCGAGTTCGCTGGTCGGACGCGGCCGATGGCTTCGGCGCCATCCCTCGCTTGGCTCGCGGGTGCGCGCCGAACCGGCTTGATCGGCGACGGACGCTATTGTGCATGGATTTCGACAGCGGGTGGAGGCGAAAGCCAGACTCTTGCGATGGTCGCGGAACGGCTAGAAAGTTGCTTCAATGAGCACCAATTCATTGCGGACAACGGCCCGACCCTTCCGGCGTCCTTCGCTGGATCAACGCTTGCGGTGGTAACAGCGCACGGTGGAGTCAATTCCGAGGGCCGTTATTTCCAGATGGTGTCGGACGAGGGCGTATTGAAGGTAAGTGCTGGCGAGCTCGCCAATGCTTTGAGGAACGTCGGAATTGTGATTCTATTTGTTTGCAGTGGCGGGCGCGCGGACAAGCATCCGGCCGCAAATACTTCCGTCGGTCTTGCCAAGCAGATACTTGATCGAGGCTGCGCTGCTGTGATTGCTTCGCCATGGCCGCTCGATTCTCGCGTTCCATCGCACTGGCTCCCGGCCTTTCTCCAGCATTGGAAGAATGGGGCCCGCATCATCGAGGCTTGTTTCGAGGCAAACAAGCTGGTCGACGACCGGTTCGCGCAGGATCCCTCATATGGCCTCGCGATGACCTTGTTCGGCAACCCCGACCTCCGGCATCCGACCACCGACTTAGGCGGTCAAGCCTGCTGA
- a CDS encoding ATP-binding protein, giving the protein MSHDLFDKRPASFPLRIQGGMLEALGINMYATIGKCLVEFVANAYDSEARQVEITIPTDEIHEARVAAKAAAKKEVAENQRDPFTILLTPLPENISIVISDDGHGMSPADVEQKFLPINRKRRLDVQTGAETILKSETGVRNVMGRKGLGKLAGFGAATKVVIRTKRKGETFATTFILDDSTIRHAEDLGSVDIPASYEDNLPSEDHGTKITLTGLKADAVRFSTDTIGNTIRQAFFGIEPDELAIKINHVLVEAEVAEYDFVYPAGASLANLADDVVNVEDVTTLPVKYMVGFRPRGKHLPTSQRGARIYCNDRLAAGPSLFGLPTGMHNFHSQSYMECVVRADDLDRHGIDLVNTNRTQLREDNEIVRALITFVEEAMKKALAAHAKWKEDKVDDDIERSKTARSVMRFTDALEGRAKTSAKKLIRALAVEHGADSEEFAELAPLVAQSVNAGEVLIRLSELGHDPKSLQIIALNLVELADIEKSDALKNYRGKRNGINALLKLIEDGEGEFWKTKGIENRLHGLLKDQPWLIKPEYSRYLTSDANLSRVSTAIAAHLGIDEQVKAMDDAKRPDLVFVMSDTGAPHQINIVELKSPSLPLMNAHLSQLEGYMAKVEEYCLMELHRRVHVQGYLIGSMPDTKTTNDDERLLLNRVGKAGPDTAWKVVGLRSLLEGAQVAHASVIESLEIDIRRGLADDEEEVTASAAEQESVQTVTTLQ; this is encoded by the coding sequence ATGAGCCACGACCTTTTCGATAAGCGGCCCGCTTCTTTTCCCCTCCGAATTCAGGGAGGGATGCTAGAAGCACTTGGAATCAACATGTATGCGACGATAGGCAAATGCCTAGTCGAATTTGTCGCCAACGCGTACGACAGCGAGGCGCGACAAGTAGAAATTACGATCCCGACCGACGAAATTCATGAAGCTCGGGTTGCTGCGAAGGCTGCCGCAAAGAAGGAAGTCGCCGAAAATCAGCGCGATCCGTTCACGATTCTTCTTACCCCCCTTCCAGAGAATATTTCGATTGTAATTTCTGACGATGGTCACGGGATGTCACCGGCTGATGTTGAACAGAAATTCCTGCCTATAAATCGAAAGCGCCGCCTGGATGTCCAGACCGGGGCAGAAACGATTTTGAAGTCCGAAACGGGCGTCCGAAACGTGATGGGGCGAAAGGGACTTGGGAAGTTAGCGGGGTTCGGCGCCGCGACAAAGGTGGTTATCCGTACCAAGCGCAAGGGTGAAACTTTCGCCACAACCTTCATACTTGACGATAGCACAATCCGACATGCCGAAGACCTAGGATCGGTCGACATTCCGGCGAGTTATGAAGACAATCTCCCCTCTGAAGATCATGGCACCAAGATCACGTTGACCGGATTGAAAGCCGATGCGGTGCGCTTTTCCACCGATACCATCGGAAATACTATTCGCCAGGCGTTTTTCGGGATCGAGCCCGACGAACTGGCCATCAAGATAAACCACGTCTTGGTAGAAGCCGAAGTCGCAGAGTATGATTTTGTTTATCCCGCGGGCGCCTCTCTGGCTAATTTGGCCGACGATGTCGTGAATGTGGAAGACGTTACCACCCTGCCCGTCAAATATATGGTAGGATTTCGCCCCAGGGGGAAGCACCTACCGACGTCGCAGCGGGGAGCCCGAATCTACTGCAACGATCGGCTCGCCGCTGGGCCATCTTTGTTCGGACTTCCGACCGGCATGCACAACTTCCACAGCCAGAGCTACATGGAATGTGTTGTTCGCGCCGATGACCTTGACCGTCATGGCATCGACTTGGTGAATACCAACCGGACGCAGTTGCGCGAAGACAACGAAATCGTGCGCGCCCTGATCACCTTCGTCGAAGAAGCGATGAAAAAGGCGCTTGCTGCCCACGCAAAGTGGAAAGAAGACAAGGTCGACGATGATATCGAGAGGTCTAAAACTGCCCGATCGGTGATGAGATTCACAGATGCCCTGGAAGGTCGAGCAAAGACCTCAGCCAAGAAGCTCATACGCGCGCTCGCGGTGGAACATGGCGCTGACTCAGAAGAATTTGCAGAATTGGCACCGCTGGTGGCGCAATCTGTCAATGCCGGCGAAGTTCTAATCCGGCTTAGCGAACTCGGACATGATCCTAAGTCCCTTCAAATCATCGCGCTCAATCTTGTCGAGCTGGCAGATATCGAGAAAAGCGATGCTTTGAAAAACTATCGCGGCAAGCGAAATGGCATCAATGCCCTCTTGAAGCTTATCGAAGATGGTGAGGGAGAGTTCTGGAAGACGAAAGGGATCGAGAATCGCCTCCATGGCCTTCTCAAAGACCAGCCTTGGCTAATCAAGCCGGAGTATTCCAGATACTTAACGAGTGATGCCAACCTCTCAAGAGTATCGACTGCTATTGCGGCTCACCTTGGCATAGATGAACAGGTCAAGGCGATGGATGACGCTAAGCGCCCCGACCTTGTCTTTGTTATGAGCGACACGGGCGCTCCGCATCAGATAAATATAGTAGAATTGAAGAGCCCGTCGCTTCCCTTGATGAACGCCCATCTGTCACAGCTCGAGGGCTATATGGCGAAGGTCGAAGAATATTGCCTAATGGAGTTACACCGTCGGGTTCACGTTCAGGGCTACCTTATCGGATCTATGCCCGACACAAAGACGACCAACGATGACGAGAGGCTTTTGCTCAACCGAGTCGGGAAGGCAGGTCCTGACACTGCTTGGAAAGTAGTGGGGCTTCGATCCCTTCTGGAGGGGGCGCAAGTTGCACACGCGTCGGTAATTGAATCCCTCGAAATCGACATACGCCGAGGCTTAGCCGACGACGAAGAAGAAGTGACCGCTTCGGCTGCTGAGCAAGAATCGGTACAGACGGTTACGACCCTCCAATAG